A stretch of the Acidimicrobiales bacterium genome encodes the following:
- a CDS encoding ROK family protein codes for MALALGIDVGGTKILAAAVDDAGEVVVEERVESPKDGGSLFDAIGDAVALVVARLGGRAAEVHGAGAGLPGLIDLEGVLHDAPNLPAAANSAAGAELRRRVEAVLGRRMRVVVENDATAAAAGELAFGAARSVANAVVVTLGTGIGGGLVGNGRLLRGERGFAGEIGHMVVELDGPRCACGGQGCWEQFASGTGLARLGREAALGGASPLLAEALAARGEVRGEDVVDAARRGDGAALDVVAAFARYLAIGLSNLAEIFDPGRLILGGGLVRAADVLFATVPERFAEHRRGAGEAKVDIVVAELGERAGVAGAAALALGLVT; via the coding sequence GTGGCGCTCGCACTCGGGATCGACGTCGGCGGCACGAAGATCCTCGCCGCCGCAGTGGACGACGCGGGCGAGGTCGTCGTCGAGGAGCGCGTCGAGTCCCCGAAGGACGGCGGGAGCCTCTTCGACGCGATCGGGGATGCCGTCGCGCTCGTCGTCGCGCGCCTCGGCGGGCGTGCCGCGGAGGTCCACGGTGCCGGGGCCGGCCTGCCCGGTCTCATCGATCTCGAGGGCGTGCTGCACGACGCGCCGAACCTGCCGGCGGCGGCGAACAGCGCGGCAGGCGCCGAGCTCCGCCGCCGGGTCGAGGCGGTGCTCGGCCGTCGCATGCGCGTCGTCGTGGAGAACGACGCGACCGCCGCAGCCGCCGGGGAGCTCGCGTTCGGCGCGGCGCGGTCGGTCGCGAACGCGGTCGTCGTGACGCTCGGCACCGGTATCGGCGGCGGGCTCGTGGGCAACGGGCGGCTGCTGCGGGGCGAGCGCGGCTTCGCCGGGGAGATCGGCCACATGGTGGTCGAGCTCGACGGGCCGCGCTGCGCCTGCGGCGGCCAGGGCTGCTGGGAGCAGTTCGCCTCCGGTACCGGGCTCGCCCGCCTGGGACGCGAGGCGGCCCTCGGAGGCGCCTCCCCGTTGCTCGCCGAGGCGCTCGCGGCACGCGGCGAGGTGCGGGGGGAGGACGTCGTCGACGCGGCGCGTCGCGGCGACGGCGCGGCGCTCGACGTCGTGGCGGCGTTCGCCCGCTACCTCGCGATCGGCCTGTCGAACCTCGCCGAGATCTTCGACCCCGGTCGCCTCATCCTCGGCGGCGGCCTGGTACGTGCCGCCGACGTCCTGTTCGCCACGGTGCCGGAGCGCTTCGCCGAGCACCGGCGCGGGGCCGGGGAGGCGAAGGTCGACATCGTGGTCGCCGAGCTCGGCGAGCGGGCTGGCGTCGCGGGCGCCGCAGCGCTCGCCCTCGGCCTCGTGACGTAG
- a CDS encoding transposase, whose protein sequence is MPLLITAPGLGWVLADTVAAELGEIERLSSPRKLVRDSGLCPRVYQSGGKDHRGSRSKNGPEYLRWVLIEAATDAGRHAAYRDRYQRTAARLGRQRNKKVARVEVARKLADAIWHLSTKGEPFAPHIEPANAKKMAARVFTFARTGRPRVCALVLRGSSTEMA, encoded by the coding sequence GTGCCCCTTCTCATCACCGCACCGGGGCTCGGCTGGGTGCTCGCCGACACCGTCGCAGCCGAGCTCGGGGAGATCGAGCGCCTCTCCTCGCCGAGGAAGCTCGTCCGCGACAGCGGGCTGTGCCCGAGGGTGTACCAGTCAGGCGGCAAGGACCACCGCGGCTCGAGGTCGAAGAACGGGCCCGAGTACCTGCGCTGGGTGCTCATCGAGGCGGCCACCGATGCGGGGCGCCACGCTGCCTACCGCGACCGCTACCAGCGCACCGCCGCCCGGCTCGGCCGCCAGCGGAACAAGAAGGTCGCCCGGGTCGAGGTCGCCCGCAAGCTCGCAGACGCCATCTGGCACCTGTCGACCAAGGGCGAACCGTTCGCTCCTCACATCGAGCCCGCCAACGCCAAGAAGATGGCGGCACGAGTTTTCACGTTCGCTCGCACCGGCAGGCCCCGCGTATGCGCTCTGGTCCTTCGAGGATCCTCGACTGAGATGGCCTAG
- a CDS encoding Rrf2 family transcriptional regulator: MYVSAKAEYALRALVALAAAGRPMTADELARSQDLPASYLEAILVDLRRRGIIISRRGPSPGYRFVRPPDEVTPADVIRIVDGPLAEIRGIRPEATSYTEEVGALQLLWVALRTSLRRVLEGVTIAQLAEGRLPRNLRSLVADPEAWRPR, encoded by the coding sequence GTGTACGTCTCGGCCAAGGCCGAATACGCGCTGAGGGCCTTGGTTGCGCTCGCCGCCGCGGGTCGCCCGATGACCGCTGACGAGCTCGCCCGTAGCCAGGATCTCCCGGCGAGCTACCTCGAGGCGATCCTCGTCGACCTCCGGCGTCGGGGCATCATCATCAGCCGGCGCGGACCGAGCCCCGGCTACCGCTTCGTGCGGCCGCCCGACGAGGTGACGCCAGCGGACGTGATCCGCATCGTCGATGGCCCGCTGGCCGAGATCAGGGGGATTCGACCGGAAGCGACGTCGTACACGGAGGAGGTTGGCGCGCTCCAGCTGCTCTGGGTCGCCCTGCGGACGAGCCTGCGCCGCGTGCTCGAAGGGGTGACCATCGCGCAGCTCGCCGAGGGCCGACTGCCTCGCAACCTCCGCAGCCTCGTCGCCGACCCCGAGGCATGGAGGCCACGGTAG